From Mercenaria mercenaria strain notata chromosome 17, MADL_Memer_1, whole genome shotgun sequence, the proteins below share one genomic window:
- the LOC123556741 gene encoding uncharacterized protein LOC123556741 isoform X1 — MSDDKVTKKSKWSEGEVILLVEEVTGNEKLGRKFSPDNTAVDRTRFWSETTKKINAVGGKERNVKQVEKKWRDLKSQTKSREVKRRTEAKKTGGGVSEAPCLSSLEEKILGTLPSCSLDGIPGGKDSSLDSSMHDDSNSETNLNEILQTRSDGERMFHQKVQETISVKAAEKAKDSSRQPDLAFSKSTAVTGKSLQKRAISGTEEFIYKMEEKKVAELQLINKTLSSIDSSLKELVAIKKKKLETEIESNFLHQFEF, encoded by the exons ATGTCAGACGATAAGGTCACTAAAAAATCGAAGTGGAGCGAAGGGGAGGTTATTTTGTTGGTGGAGGAGGTTACCGGGAATGAGAAATTGGGGAGAAAGTTTAGCCCGGACAACACAGCAGTTGATAGGACCAGGTTTTGGTCTGAAACTACTAAAAA AATCAATGCTGTTGGAGGAAAGGAGAGGAATGTAAAGCAGGTAGAGAAGAAATGGAGAGATCTTAAG AGCCAAACAAAATCAAGGGAAGTGAAGAGGCGGACAGAGGCCAAGAAGACAGGTGGGGGAGTAAGCGAAGCGCCATGTCTGTCATCTTTGGAAGAGAAG ataCTTGGTACTCTACCATCTTGTTCTTTGGATGGAATTCCTGGTGGGAAAGATTCGAGTCTTGATTCCAGTATGCATG ATGACAGTAATTCCGAGACAAATTTGAATGAGATTTTACAGACAAGATCAG ATGGAGAAAGAATGTTCCACCAAAAGGTACAGGAAACTATTTCAGTGAAAGCTGCTGAAAAAGCTAAAG ATTCATCACGTCAACCTGATTTAGCATTTTCGAAGAGTACGGCAGTAACTGGGAAGAGTTTACAGAAGAGAGCAATaa GTGGAACTGAGGAATTTATTTACAAGATGGAGGAGAAGAAAGTGGCGGAGTTACAGTTAATTAACAAAACGCTCTCCAGTATTGACAGCAGTTTGAAAGAACTTgttgcaataaaaaaaaagaaattagaaacTGAGATTGAGAGCAACTTTTTGCACCagtttgaattttaa
- the LOC123556741 gene encoding nuclear apoptosis-inducing factor 1-like isoform X3, which translates to MSDDKVTKKSKWSEGEVILLVEEVTGNEKLGRKFSPDNTAVDRTRFWSETTKKINAVGGKERNVKQVEKKWRDLKSQTKSREVKRRTEAKKTGGGVSEAPCLSSLEEKILGTLPSCSLDGIPGGKDSSLDSSMHDDSNSETNLNEILQTRSDSSRQPDLAFSKSTAVTGKSLQKRAISGTEEFIYKMEEKKVAELQLINKTLSSIDSSLKELVAIKKKKLETEIESNFLHQFEF; encoded by the exons ATGTCAGACGATAAGGTCACTAAAAAATCGAAGTGGAGCGAAGGGGAGGTTATTTTGTTGGTGGAGGAGGTTACCGGGAATGAGAAATTGGGGAGAAAGTTTAGCCCGGACAACACAGCAGTTGATAGGACCAGGTTTTGGTCTGAAACTACTAAAAA AATCAATGCTGTTGGAGGAAAGGAGAGGAATGTAAAGCAGGTAGAGAAGAAATGGAGAGATCTTAAG AGCCAAACAAAATCAAGGGAAGTGAAGAGGCGGACAGAGGCCAAGAAGACAGGTGGGGGAGTAAGCGAAGCGCCATGTCTGTCATCTTTGGAAGAGAAG ataCTTGGTACTCTACCATCTTGTTCTTTGGATGGAATTCCTGGTGGGAAAGATTCGAGTCTTGATTCCAGTATGCATG ATGACAGTAATTCCGAGACAAATTTGAATGAGATTTTACAGACAAGATCAG ATTCATCACGTCAACCTGATTTAGCATTTTCGAAGAGTACGGCAGTAACTGGGAAGAGTTTACAGAAGAGAGCAATaa GTGGAACTGAGGAATTTATTTACAAGATGGAGGAGAAGAAAGTGGCGGAGTTACAGTTAATTAACAAAACGCTCTCCAGTATTGACAGCAGTTTGAAAGAACTTgttgcaataaaaaaaaagaaattagaaacTGAGATTGAGAGCAACTTTTTGCACCagtttgaattttaa
- the LOC123556741 gene encoding nuclear apoptosis-inducing factor 1-like isoform X2 — MSDDKVTKKSKWSEGEVILLVEEVTGNEKLGRKFSPDNTAVDRTRFWSETTKKINAVGGKERNVKQVEKKWRDLKSQTKSREVKRRTEAKKTGGGVSEAPCLSSLEEKILGTLPSCSLDGIPGGKDSSLDSNDSNSETNLNEILQTRSDGERMFHQKVQETISVKAAEKAKDSSRQPDLAFSKSTAVTGKSLQKRAISGTEEFIYKMEEKKVAELQLINKTLSSIDSSLKELVAIKKKKLETEIESNFLHQFEF, encoded by the exons ATGTCAGACGATAAGGTCACTAAAAAATCGAAGTGGAGCGAAGGGGAGGTTATTTTGTTGGTGGAGGAGGTTACCGGGAATGAGAAATTGGGGAGAAAGTTTAGCCCGGACAACACAGCAGTTGATAGGACCAGGTTTTGGTCTGAAACTACTAAAAA AATCAATGCTGTTGGAGGAAAGGAGAGGAATGTAAAGCAGGTAGAGAAGAAATGGAGAGATCTTAAG AGCCAAACAAAATCAAGGGAAGTGAAGAGGCGGACAGAGGCCAAGAAGACAGGTGGGGGAGTAAGCGAAGCGCCATGTCTGTCATCTTTGGAAGAGAAG ataCTTGGTACTCTACCATCTTGTTCTTTGGATGGAATTCCTGGTGGGAAAGATTCGAGTCTTGATTCCA ATGACAGTAATTCCGAGACAAATTTGAATGAGATTTTACAGACAAGATCAG ATGGAGAAAGAATGTTCCACCAAAAGGTACAGGAAACTATTTCAGTGAAAGCTGCTGAAAAAGCTAAAG ATTCATCACGTCAACCTGATTTAGCATTTTCGAAGAGTACGGCAGTAACTGGGAAGAGTTTACAGAAGAGAGCAATaa GTGGAACTGAGGAATTTATTTACAAGATGGAGGAGAAGAAAGTGGCGGAGTTACAGTTAATTAACAAAACGCTCTCCAGTATTGACAGCAGTTTGAAAGAACTTgttgcaataaaaaaaaagaaattagaaacTGAGATTGAGAGCAACTTTTTGCACCagtttgaattttaa